A single window of Serinus canaria isolate serCan28SL12 chromosome 14, serCan2020, whole genome shotgun sequence DNA harbors:
- the BRI3 gene encoding brain protein I3, which produces MDSKPLLQERPPAYSPAAPGAPGYDYGHGNYGAIPAPQPGFQPPPPYSYPGAAAAPGYAVPPPTSQPNYSSTYTIIQQPATTTSVVVVGGCPACRVGVLEDTFTCLGVLCAIVFFPIGILFCLALRQRRCPNCGAAFG; this is translated from the exons ATGGACAGCAAACCGCTGCTGCAGGAGCGGCCCCCCGCctacagccctgctgctccgGGCGCGCCGGGCTACGACTACGGGCACGGCAACTACGGCGCCATCCCCGCCCCGCAGCCCGGCTTCCAGCCGCCCCCGCCGTACTCCTACCCGGGCGCCGCGGCCGCCCCAG gaTATGCTGTTCCTCCACCGACATCACAGCCAAACTATTCGAGCACGTACACCATCATTCAACAGCCTGCCACCACCACTTCTGTAGTAGTAGTTGGTGGCTGTCCTGCCTGCAG GGTTGGCGTGTTGGAGGACACCTTCACCTGTCTTGGTGTTTTGTGTGCCATTGTATTCTTTCCAATTGGGATTCTGTTCTGCCTTGCACTGAGGCAGAGAAGATGCCCCAACTGTGGGGCAGCTTTTGGCTGA